The following proteins are co-located in the Heliorestis convoluta genome:
- the hpf gene encoding ribosome hibernation-promoting factor, HPF/YfiA family — protein MNIQVRGKNIEVTPALRDYVNKRLSKLEKYFNHIGEIRVTLVVEGDMHKVEVTVPASDLVMRAEETHQDMYAAIDLVIEKLSRQIDAYKTRLSRRLKNHGFREFAYDNYNERPVKEDQGPSIVRSKRFAFKPMPVDEAIMQMNLLGHTFFVFTNAESEQVNVVYRRKDGNYGLIESDY, from the coding sequence ATGAATATCCAAGTACGTGGCAAAAACATTGAAGTCACCCCCGCTCTTAGAGACTATGTTAACAAGCGCTTATCGAAACTGGAAAAATACTTTAACCACATTGGCGAAATACGCGTGACCCTCGTCGTGGAAGGGGATATGCACAAAGTAGAAGTTACCGTCCCTGCCTCTGACCTTGTCATGCGTGCCGAAGAAACACACCAGGATATGTATGCAGCAATCGATCTGGTCATAGAAAAACTTAGCAGGCAGATCGATGCCTATAAGACACGCCTGTCCCGTCGGCTGAAAAACCATGGCTTTAGAGAATTCGCTTACGACAACTACAACGAGCGCCCTGTAAAAGAAGACCAGGGTCCCAGTATCGTTCGTTCTAAGCGCTTTGCTTTCAAGCCCATGCCAGTTGATGAAGCGATCATGCAAATGAACCTGCTTGGTCACACCTTCTTCGTCTTCACCAATGCCGAATCAGAACAAGTCAACGTTGTCTACCGTCGCAAAGACGGCAACTACGGACTCATCGAGTCTGACTACTAA
- a CDS encoding CoA-binding protein translates to MEDLVHDMLEQKVWVVAGSFRNEEKWAYKIYRKLKEKGYTVYALNNAVKEVDGAPTYGTLKDLPQTPQVINLVTPPEVSRKLVGESAQMGIAYVWFQPGAESDEAVEAAEKEGMKVLHNACVYALHS, encoded by the coding sequence ATGGAAGATTTGGTGCATGATATGTTGGAGCAGAAAGTCTGGGTTGTGGCCGGTTCTTTTCGCAATGAGGAAAAGTGGGCTTATAAGATTTATCGTAAGTTGAAGGAAAAAGGTTATACTGTCTATGCTTTGAACAATGCTGTGAAAGAAGTGGATGGCGCTCCTACCTATGGCACGTTGAAAGATTTGCCTCAGACTCCGCAAGTGATCAATTTGGTTACGCCACCGGAGGTTAGTCGTAAGCTTGTCGGTGAGAGTGCGCAAATGGGAATAGCTTATGTGTGGTTTCAACCAGGGGCTGAAAGTGATGAGGCTGTTGAAGCGGCTGAAAAAGAGGGTATGAAGGTGCTGCATAATGCTTGCGTTTATGCGCTTCATAGTTGA
- a CDS encoding transketolase: MNEKSTVQPDLLQNLEDKARKIRRHIITMTHAAGSGHPGGSLSAAEIVSALFFSELKVDPQNPKWPDRDRFVLSKGHAAPVLYAALAEKGFFPVEEIKNLRKIDHFLQGHPDMKKVPGVDMSTGSLGQGLSAALGMALAFKLDQKESRVWALLGDGELQEGQIWEAAMAAAHYKLDNLAAFVDYNGLQIDGTIEEVMSCHPIAEKFKAFGWHVLEVDGHDLPQILNAIATAKESKGKPTCIVAKTIKGKGVSFMEDQVGWHGNAPNAEQYEKAMAELG; the protein is encoded by the coding sequence ATGAACGAAAAAAGCACGGTCCAACCAGACCTGTTGCAAAATTTGGAAGACAAAGCCCGAAAGATTCGCCGTCATATTATCACAATGACCCATGCCGCCGGAAGCGGACATCCCGGAGGGTCTTTGTCAGCGGCTGAAATCGTTTCGGCTCTTTTTTTCTCCGAATTAAAAGTAGACCCTCAAAACCCAAAGTGGCCTGACCGCGATCGTTTCGTACTTAGCAAAGGCCACGCCGCCCCCGTCCTATATGCAGCCCTTGCTGAAAAAGGATTTTTCCCCGTGGAAGAGATCAAAAACTTACGGAAAATCGACCATTTTCTACAAGGTCACCCTGATATGAAAAAAGTTCCTGGCGTTGATATGTCAACAGGTTCCTTAGGACAAGGTCTTTCTGCCGCGCTTGGCATGGCTTTGGCTTTCAAGCTCGACCAAAAAGAAAGCCGCGTCTGGGCTCTTCTTGGTGATGGCGAATTACAAGAAGGCCAGATCTGGGAAGCTGCCATGGCCGCAGCGCACTACAAGCTGGATAACCTAGCGGCCTTTGTAGATTACAACGGACTGCAAATTGACGGAACGATAGAAGAAGTCATGTCCTGTCACCCCATTGCAGAAAAATTCAAGGCTTTTGGTTGGCATGTTCTCGAAGTCGATGGCCATGACCTACCACAAATCCTCAATGCCATTGCTACGGCGAAAGAAAGCAAAGGCAAACCAACTTGCATCGTAGCCAAAACAATCAAAGGCAAAGGCGTTTCCTTTATGGAAGATCAAGTCGGTTGGCATGGCAACGCGCCCAACGCCGAACAATACGAAAAAGCCATGGCAGAGTTAGGGTAA
- a CDS encoding YaaR family protein: MEVNKIGRAGLDKTKQKQQGLTEKISFSELMAARRTELQTDKLNKLIEDIEDQGKILAESRTVEDLSRYKKLVKEFMEEAVKYGLKLEERRGHTRRGKTKIYKIVATVDQKLLELTDAVLKKQAKGLQILDMVGQIKGLLVDIYS; encoded by the coding sequence ATGGAAGTCAACAAAATCGGCCGAGCCGGTCTCGATAAAACCAAGCAAAAACAACAAGGCCTCACCGAAAAAATCAGCTTTTCTGAGCTTATGGCCGCTCGTCGCACAGAGCTTCAAACAGACAAACTGAACAAACTTATCGAAGACATCGAAGACCAAGGCAAAATCCTCGCCGAATCTCGTACCGTCGAAGACTTAAGCCGCTACAAAAAGCTTGTTAAAGAATTCATGGAAGAAGCCGTCAAATACGGCCTCAAGCTCGAAGAACGAAGAGGCCACACCCGCAGAGGAAAAACCAAAATCTACAAAATCGTCGCCACCGTCGACCAAAAGCTCTTAGAACTCACCGACGCCGTCCTCAAAAAACAAGCCAAAGGATTGCAGATTCTCGACATGGTAGGACAAATCAAAGGCTTACTCGTCGACATTTACAGTTAA
- the prfB gene encoding peptide chain release factor 2 (programmed frameshift), which yields MFSELKKDLAELETPLYELRDSLDLASKEARIAELEQIILDPAFWDDPEEAQKIMQELNGLKEKEKAYQDLYQRWEDLQVLRELGAEEEDESIVDEVQKGIEEIKAELERWHLTLLLNGPYDRNNALLTLHAGAGGTEAMDWNDMLMRMYMRWAEGEGYKVQVLDYLAGEEAGTKSATLAITGENAYGYLKGEMGVHRLVRLSPFDASGRRHTSFASVEVLPEVSDDIEIQINPEDLKIDTFRAGGAGGQHVNKTDSAVRITHLPSGVIVACQNERSQIQNKARAMKMLQAKLFERERQKQAEEYNKLKGDQQDIAFGSQIRSYVFHPYNMVKDHRTNAEVGNVHAVMDGDLEPFISTYLAWAAKKV from the exons TTGTTTTCAGAATTGAAAAAAGACCTGGCCGAACTGGAGACGCCTTTGTATGAACTGAGGGATTCACTT GACCTCGCTTCAAAGGAAGCACGGATCGCTGAACTAGAGCAAATCATCCTTGACCCTGCATTCTGGGACGACCCTGAAGAAGCCCAGAAAATCATGCAAGAATTAAATGGACTGAAAGAAAAAGAAAAAGCCTATCAGGACTTATACCAGCGCTGGGAAGACCTCCAAGTCCTCCGCGAACTAGGCGCCGAAGAAGAGGACGAAAGCATTGTCGACGAAGTGCAAAAAGGCATCGAAGAAATCAAAGCCGAACTAGAGCGCTGGCACCTAACCCTCTTGTTGAACGGGCCTTATGACCGTAACAACGCCTTGCTCACTCTACACGCCGGCGCCGGCGGCACAGAAGCCATGGACTGGAACGATATGCTGATGCGTATGTACATGCGTTGGGCAGAAGGAGAAGGCTATAAAGTACAAGTCTTAGACTACCTTGCTGGTGAAGAAGCAGGCACCAAATCAGCCACTCTCGCCATCACAGGAGAAAACGCCTACGGCTATCTCAAAGGAGAAATGGGCGTTCACCGTCTCGTTCGCCTTTCTCCTTTTGATGCCTCTGGTCGCCGCCACACCTCTTTTGCCTCCGTTGAAGTACTCCCTGAAGTGAGCGACGACATAGAAATCCAAATCAACCCCGAAGACTTGAAAATCGACACCTTTCGAGCCGGTGGTGCCGGTGGACAGCACGTCAATAAGACAGACTCTGCCGTCCGCATCACCCACCTTCCCTCGGGCGTCATCGTAGCGTGCCAAAACGAACGCTCCCAGATCCAGAACAAAGCCAGAGCCATGAAAATGCTGCAAGCCAAACTCTTTGAGCGAGAACGACAAAAACAAGCCGAAGAATACAACAAGCTCAAAGGAGACCAACAAGACATTGCCTTTGGCAGTCAAATTCGCTCCTACGTCTTTCACCCCTATAACATGGTGAAAGACCATCGAACGAACGCCGAAGTGGGCAACGTCCACGCCGTTATGGACGGCGATCTAGAACCCTTTATATCTACCTACTTGGCCTGGGCTGCGAAAAAAGTTTAA
- a CDS encoding amino acid ABC transporter ATP-binding protein, whose translation MIKISALHKNFHNLKVLKGVDLEVAEQEVLCIIGPSGSGKSTLLRCINHLEKPTSGQIIINGIELTNNEAQLNQVRSEVGMVFQRFNLFPHRTVLDNITLAPMQVGKVKKEEATKIAQDLLAKVGLSEKAPAYPDQLSGGQQQRVAIARALAMKPKIMLFDEPTSALDPEMVGEVLNVMRDLAREGMTMVVVTHEMGFAREVGDRVIFMDEGQIVEEGTPQQLFTNPQQERTKLFLSKVL comes from the coding sequence ATGATTAAAATCTCGGCTCTCCACAAAAACTTTCACAACCTCAAAGTCCTCAAAGGCGTAGATCTAGAAGTGGCAGAACAAGAAGTCCTCTGCATCATAGGACCCTCCGGCTCAGGAAAAAGCACGCTCCTGCGCTGTATCAACCACCTAGAAAAACCAACGAGCGGCCAAATTATCATCAATGGCATCGAACTAACCAACAACGAAGCCCAGTTGAACCAAGTGCGCTCCGAAGTAGGCATGGTTTTCCAACGATTCAACCTTTTCCCCCACAGAACTGTCCTTGATAATATCACCTTAGCACCCATGCAAGTAGGCAAGGTAAAAAAAGAAGAAGCCACCAAAATCGCCCAAGACCTCTTAGCCAAAGTAGGCCTATCTGAAAAAGCGCCAGCCTACCCAGACCAACTTTCAGGCGGCCAACAACAGCGCGTCGCCATCGCCCGTGCCCTGGCCATGAAGCCCAAAATCATGCTCTTTGACGAACCCACTTCAGCCTTAGACCCTGAAATGGTCGGCGAAGTCCTCAACGTCATGCGCGATCTTGCCCGCGAAGGCATGACCATGGTCGTCGTCACCCATGAAATGGGCTTTGCCCGCGAAGTGGGCGACCGCGTCATCTTCATGGACGAAGGACAAATCGTAGAAGAAGGCACACCCCAACAACTCTTTACCAACCCCCAACAAGAAAGAACCAAACTCTTCCTAAGTAAAGTGCTATAA
- a CDS encoding PD-(D/E)XK nuclease family transposase: MQNNSKRKNHLQRLKNLKRKPQNKLEAWLMYLNNLEEELEEIAMENPAIKKAVTIEQAFMKSKIERRIYELREKAVRDEVSALAGARAEGEAKGKAEGKAEGKAEGKAEGKAEGIQDSLCNYLEARFGKSSLELQQKVRNIEDVNELNRISKKIYSINTLEEIRELILQ, encoded by the coding sequence ATTCAAAATAATTCAAAAAGGAAAAATCATTTACAAAGATTAAAAAACCTAAAACGAAAGCCCCAAAACAAACTAGAAGCATGGCTGATGTACCTAAATAACCTAGAAGAAGAATTGGAGGAAATAGCCATGGAGAACCCAGCCATAAAAAAAGCAGTTACCATAGAACAAGCCTTCATGAAAAGCAAGATCGAACGCAGAATCTACGAGCTAAGAGAAAAGGCAGTCCGCGACGAGGTTTCCGCCTTAGCTGGAGCTAGAGCAGAAGGTGAGGCGAAAGGAAAGGCGGAAGGCAAAGCAGAAGGTAAAGCGGAAGGTAAAGCGGAAGGTAAGGCAGAAGGAATACAAGACTCACTATGCAATTACTTGGAAGCAAGGTTCGGAAAGTCATCACTTGAACTGCAACAAAAGGTGAGAAACATAGAAGATGTAAACGAACTGAACCGAATATCGAAAAAGATTTATTCAATAAATACACTGGAAGAGATAAGGGAGCTTATCCTTCAATAA
- a CDS encoding HEPN domain-containing protein: MKLKTRNWVELAQEDYEVAGHLYEKKKNLYCLFFCQQAIEKALKAVYYEKFNETPPRKHDLIVLAKEVNLLSQLNESQQDFLDTLSFYYIESRYAEDRESLSKSCTKEVTKDTLQKSGEMLEWLKNILK; encoded by the coding sequence GTGAAGCTAAAAACGAGAAACTGGGTCGAGCTCGCTCAGGAAGATTATGAGGTAGCTGGTCATCTTTATGAAAAGAAAAAGAATCTGTACTGCCTTTTCTTCTGCCAACAAGCGATTGAAAAAGCTCTCAAGGCTGTATACTATGAGAAGTTTAATGAGACACCGCCCCGCAAACACGATCTTATAGTTTTAGCGAAAGAAGTAAATCTACTATCGCAGTTAAATGAGAGCCAACAGGATTTTTTGGACACACTATCTTTTTACTATATTGAATCTAGGTATGCCGAAGACAGGGAGAGCTTATCTAAGAGCTGTACCAAAGAGGTTACGAAAGATACTCTTCAAAAATCAGGGGAAATGTTAGAATGGTTAAAAAACATATTGAAATAA
- a CDS encoding basic amino acid ABC transporter substrate-binding protein — translation MKKWQKLTIASALLVALFVVLTGCGNQAQTSSVSTEGEMTKIVVGTEATYYPFEWRDAQGNIVGFDIDLINAIGEEMGVEVEVRNIPFDSLIQSLQNGNIDVIASAMTITERRQETVDFSKPYYESVQAIVVPTGSDITTAADLTDKKVGVQNGTTGSQVAADLLGERNSNINRFDTIANAFNSQIIGQVDAVITDKPVAERFIANNPNSNLTIIVDESFEAEYFGLAVRKTNPELLAKINEALEKLEQNGTIAQLLDTHMGS, via the coding sequence TTGAAAAAGTGGCAAAAACTCACCATCGCCAGCGCTCTTCTCGTAGCCCTCTTTGTCGTCTTAACAGGTTGTGGCAACCAGGCCCAGACAAGCTCCGTCAGCACAGAAGGCGAAATGACCAAAATCGTTGTTGGCACCGAAGCAACTTACTATCCTTTTGAATGGCGTGACGCCCAAGGCAACATCGTTGGTTTTGACATCGACCTTATCAACGCCATCGGGGAAGAAATGGGCGTAGAAGTAGAAGTTCGCAACATTCCTTTCGATAGCCTGATTCAATCCCTTCAAAACGGCAATATTGACGTTATCGCCTCGGCTATGACGATCACAGAACGCCGTCAAGAAACGGTTGACTTCTCCAAGCCCTACTACGAATCTGTTCAAGCCATCGTCGTGCCAACAGGCTCCGACATCACCACAGCCGCTGACCTAACAGACAAAAAAGTAGGCGTCCAAAACGGAACCACCGGTAGCCAAGTTGCCGCAGACCTTCTTGGAGAAAGAAACAGCAACATCAACCGCTTTGACACCATTGCCAACGCCTTCAATAGCCAAATCATCGGACAAGTCGACGCTGTCATCACAGACAAGCCTGTTGCGGAACGCTTCATCGCCAACAACCCCAACAGCAACTTGACCATTATCGTAGATGAAAGCTTTGAAGCAGAATACTTTGGCCTCGCAGTCCGCAAAACCAATCCAGAACTCCTCGCAAAAATTAACGAAGCCCTAGAAAAGCTGGAGCAAAATGGAACCATCGCCCAACTCTTAGACACGCACATGGGCAGCTAG
- a CDS encoding amino acid ABC transporter permease, whose product MDFRWDIVLSYSDLFLLGAWITIKITAVSVAIGTILGLAIALLRISHFAPLRWIAIIYTDVIRGTPLLIQIFIVYFGLPNLLGRPFDPMTAGIIALSINSGAYVAEIFRAGIQSIDKGQMEAARSLGMSYPQAMRHIILPQAFRRIIPPMGNEFIALLKDSSLVSVISLPELTMTGKIVYGAYYRVWEAWLPVAAIYLILVLTFSRLLAWYENRIAMKAHR is encoded by the coding sequence ATGGATTTTCGCTGGGACATCGTACTGAGCTACTCCGATCTCTTCCTACTAGGCGCTTGGATCACCATCAAAATCACCGCCGTTTCTGTCGCCATCGGCACCATCCTCGGCCTCGCCATCGCCCTTCTACGCATCTCCCACTTCGCACCCCTGCGATGGATTGCCATCATCTATACCGACGTGATCCGCGGCACACCCCTTCTAATTCAAATCTTTATCGTCTACTTCGGCCTCCCCAACTTACTAGGACGGCCCTTCGACCCCATGACCGCCGGTATCATCGCCCTTAGCATCAACTCCGGCGCTTACGTCGCTGAAATCTTCCGCGCAGGCATCCAATCCATCGACAAAGGCCAAATGGAAGCAGCCCGCTCCCTCGGCATGTCCTATCCCCAGGCCATGCGTCATATCATCTTGCCCCAAGCCTTTCGCCGCATCATTCCCCCCATGGGCAACGAATTCATCGCCCTCCTCAAAGACTCATCCCTCGTCTCCGTCATCTCTCTCCCCGAACTTACCATGACCGGCAAAATCGTCTACGGCGCCTACTACCGTGTCTGGGAAGCCTGGCTCCCCGTAGCCGCCATCTACCTTATCTTAGTCCTCACCTTCAGCCGCCTCCTCGCTTGGTACGAAAACCGCATCGCCATGAAAGCCCATCGCTAA
- a CDS encoding Rpn family recombination-promoting nuclease/putative transposase — protein MTKQRSNLKEIKAINRINDYAFKRIFGSEEGKEVLINFLNAVLKLPQEQEIKSIELLDREIEPTYLLDRGARLDVLAKTEKGTLINIEVQVGNQYNIDKRTLYYWSGLYHGQLTRGQPFKELRKTVTINIIAFNWFTDESRYHRRFRIREDETGEVLNDDLEIHFLELEKAKKLKEKPQNTLEAWLMYLNNLEGEELEEIAMENPAIKKAVTIEQAFMKSNIERRIYELREKAVRDEISALAGAKEEGKAEGKAEGKAEGKVEGRAEGKAEGRQETLREKTIAALKAGLEVNLVSQIMGLDIVEVQKLKEDLNKS, from the coding sequence ATGACAAAACAAAGAAGCAACCTAAAAGAAATCAAAGCAATCAACCGGATCAACGACTACGCCTTCAAAAGAATATTCGGCTCCGAAGAAGGCAAAGAAGTACTCATCAACTTTCTCAACGCAGTCCTAAAACTTCCACAAGAGCAAGAAATAAAAAGCATAGAACTACTAGACAGAGAAATCGAACCAACCTACTTACTAGATCGAGGAGCTAGACTCGATGTACTAGCAAAGACAGAAAAGGGAACCCTGATCAACATAGAAGTACAAGTAGGCAATCAGTACAACATAGACAAACGAACCCTCTACTACTGGTCCGGCCTTTATCATGGTCAACTCACCCGTGGTCAACCATTTAAAGAACTACGCAAAACAGTAACCATAAACATAATAGCCTTCAACTGGTTTACCGACGAAAGCCGCTATCACCGCAGATTCCGCATCCGAGAAGACGAAACAGGAGAAGTACTGAACGACGACCTAGAAATCCACTTTCTCGAACTAGAAAAAGCCAAAAAACTAAAAGAAAAACCACAAAACACCTTAGAAGCATGGCTTATGTACCTAAACAATCTCGAAGGAGAAGAATTGGAGGAAATAGCCATGGAGAACCCAGCCATAAAAAAAGCAGTTACCATAGAACAAGCCTTCATGAAAAGCAACATCGAACGAAGAATCTACGAACTAAGAGAAAAAGCAGTCCGCGACGAAATATCCGCATTAGCCGGAGCGAAAGAAGAAGGGAAAGCTGAGGGAAAGGCAGAAGGGAAAGCTGAGGGAAAGGTAGAAGGAAGAGCTGAGGGGAAGGCAGAAGGCCGTCAGGAAACCTTGCGAGAAAAAACCATAGCCGCCCTAAAAGCCGGCCTCGAAGTCAATCTCGTATCTCAGATCATGGGATTAGACATAGTAGAAGTACAAAAACTAAAAGAAGATTTGAACAAATCATAA
- a CDS encoding nucleotidyltransferase domain-containing protein, translating to MVKKHIEITMNKYIEALKNKNIRVKIAILYGSVAAGLDNEDSDIDLAIVSPDLGQDRLKESLILKKVTRDIDLDISPRPYSMEQYQKASRGDFLFDEIILKGKIIYKD from the coding sequence ATGGTTAAAAAACATATTGAAATAACTATGAACAAATACATAGAAGCCTTAAAAAATAAAAACATCCGAGTCAAGATAGCCATTCTTTACGGTTCTGTGGCTGCTGGACTCGATAACGAAGACAGTGACATTGATTTAGCTATTGTTTCTCCCGATCTCGGTCAAGATCGGCTCAAAGAATCTCTCATACTAAAAAAAGTAACCAGAGACATTGATCTGGACATTTCTCCAAGGCCCTATTCTATGGAGCAGTACCAGAAAGCGAGTCGTGGAGACTTTCTATTTGATGAAATAATTCTAAAAGGAAAAATCATTTACAAAGATTAA
- the secA gene encoding preprotein translocase subunit SecA has protein sequence MFGFLKKFLDDNPKEIKKLQKTVDKINALEPQFQKLQDEELQNKTVEFRQRLEKGETLDDLLPEAFATVREASRRVLNMRHFDVQLIGGMVLHQGRIAEMRTGEGKTLVATLPSYLNALAGKGVHVVTVNDYLASRDAEWMGQIHRFLGLEVGLIVHGLSFEQRKAAYNADITYGTNNEFGFDYLRDNMVVRPENMVQRPHNYGIVDEVDSILIDEARTPLIISGQADKPTEKYYAVARIIPRLKREADYKVDEKAHVVTLTEEGVSKVEHMLGIENLADSLEWAHHVNQGLKAHALMKRDRNYVVKDGEVVIVDEFTGRLMFGRRYSEGLHQSIEAKEGLKIQNESQTLATITLQNYFRMYKKLSGMTGTAKTEEPEFMQIYNMDVVTIPTNKEIRRKDHPDVVYRTEDGKFNAVVEDIIEHHRQGQPILVGTVSIEKSEVLSDKLKKRGVPHQVLNAKHHEKEAEIVSNAGQKGMVTIATNMAGRGTDIVLGADIADVGGLYVIGTERHESRRIDNQLRGRSGRQGDPGETKFYVSLEDDLMRLFGSENIQGLMDRLGMDDSIPIESGVITRAIEKAQKRVEDRNFDIRKHVLQYDDVMNQQREVIYDQRRQVLHGSNLKETAYSFIDNIVVNQVNRIAGDEKFPENWDLDALLTYCEDIFLKAGTIEKNELKEMEKEEIIELLQEKGKEHYDEREAELGPEILRDLERMIMLQMVDQNWMDHLDAMDQLRHGIGLRAYGQKDPLVEYKYEAYDMFNEMINNIQESFLRYIYRINVVKEQPLEEPQETVLSKATENRYEESGPKKPVRSTENIGRNDPCPCGSGKKFKRCCGGK, from the coding sequence TTGTTTGGCTTCCTCAAAAAATTCCTCGATGACAACCCAAAAGAAATCAAAAAATTACAAAAAACAGTCGACAAAATCAACGCCTTAGAACCACAGTTTCAAAAACTACAAGATGAAGAGCTCCAAAATAAAACAGTAGAATTTCGTCAGCGCCTAGAAAAAGGAGAAACTCTGGACGATCTTCTCCCAGAAGCCTTCGCCACTGTACGCGAAGCTTCTCGACGCGTCCTCAACATGCGCCACTTTGACGTCCAGCTTATCGGCGGCATGGTCTTACACCAGGGGCGCATTGCCGAAATGCGTACCGGTGAAGGTAAAACCCTCGTTGCCACACTGCCTTCTTACCTCAACGCCTTAGCGGGCAAAGGCGTTCATGTCGTCACCGTCAACGACTACTTAGCCAGCCGGGACGCCGAGTGGATGGGCCAGATCCACCGCTTTTTAGGCCTAGAAGTGGGCCTAATCGTCCATGGCCTCTCTTTCGAGCAACGTAAAGCCGCCTACAACGCCGACATCACCTACGGTACGAACAACGAATTCGGCTTTGACTACCTTCGCGATAACATGGTCGTGCGCCCAGAAAACATGGTGCAACGGCCTCATAACTATGGCATCGTCGACGAAGTAGACTCCATCTTAATCGACGAAGCTCGTACACCCCTTATCATCTCCGGGCAAGCAGACAAACCAACAGAAAAATACTATGCCGTTGCTCGCATCATTCCACGGCTAAAACGAGAAGCAGACTACAAAGTCGATGAAAAAGCCCACGTCGTCACCCTTACCGAAGAAGGTGTTTCCAAAGTAGAGCATATGCTCGGCATTGAAAACCTTGCCGACTCCTTAGAATGGGCGCACCATGTCAACCAAGGTCTCAAAGCCCACGCTTTAATGAAGCGCGACCGCAACTACGTCGTTAAAGACGGTGAAGTCGTTATTGTTGACGAATTCACCGGTCGCCTTATGTTTGGCCGTCGCTACTCCGAAGGTCTCCACCAATCTATCGAAGCCAAAGAAGGTCTTAAGATTCAGAACGAATCACAAACCTTAGCGACCATCACATTGCAAAACTACTTCCGCATGTACAAAAAGCTCTCTGGTATGACGGGTACAGCCAAAACAGAAGAGCCTGAATTCATGCAGATCTATAACATGGACGTCGTCACCATTCCCACGAACAAAGAGATTCGTCGTAAAGACCACCCCGACGTGGTCTACCGTACCGAAGATGGCAAGTTCAACGCTGTTGTGGAAGACATCATCGAACACCATCGCCAAGGACAACCCATTCTCGTCGGTACTGTATCGATTGAAAAATCAGAAGTCCTCTCCGACAAACTGAAAAAGCGCGGCGTCCCCCACCAGGTTCTTAACGCCAAGCATCATGAAAAAGAAGCCGAAATCGTCAGCAACGCCGGTCAAAAAGGCATGGTCACCATTGCTACCAACATGGCCGGTCGTGGTACCGACATCGTCTTAGGCGCAGACATTGCCGACGTAGGCGGACTTTACGTCATCGGTACGGAGCGACACGAATCAAGACGTATCGACAACCAGCTTCGAGGTCGTTCGGGACGTCAAGGCGACCCTGGTGAGACAAAATTCTACGTCTCCTTAGAAGACGACCTCATGCGCCTCTTTGGTTCTGAAAACATCCAAGGTCTTATGGATCGCCTTGGCATGGACGACTCTATACCCATTGAATCAGGCGTAATCACCAGAGCCATCGAAAAAGCACAAAAACGAGTCGAAGACCGCAACTTCGACATCCGCAAACACGTTCTCCAATACGACGATGTTATGAATCAACAGCGGGAAGTGATCTACGATCAGCGCCGCCAGGTCCTTCACGGAAGCAACCTCAAAGAAACAGCCTACAGCTTTATCGATAACATTGTCGTCAACCAAGTCAACCGCATTGCCGGTGATGAAAAATTCCCCGAAAACTGGGATCTCGATGCCTTGCTCACCTACTGTGAAGATATCTTCTTAAAAGCCGGTACCATTGAGAAAAATGAACTCAAAGAAATGGAAAAAGAAGAAATCATCGAGCTCCTCCAAGAAAAAGGAAAAGAACACTACGACGAAAGAGAAGCCGAGCTGGGCCCCGAAATCTTACGAGACCTCGAGCGCATGATCATGCTGCAAATGGTTGACCAGAACTGGATGGATCATCTCGATGCCATGGATCAGCTTCGACACGGTATTGGTCTTCGCGCCTACGGTCAAAAAGACCCTCTTGTCGAGTACAAATACGAAGCCTACGACATGTTCAATGAAATGATCAACAACATCCAGGAAAGCTTCCTTCGCTACATTTACCGTATCAACGTCGTTAAAGAACAACCGCTCGAAGAACCCCAAGAAACCGTACTCTCCAAAGCCACCGAAAACCGCTACGAAGAATCAGGCCCCAAAAAACCAGTGCGCTCTACCGAGAACATCGGACGCAACGACCCCTGCCCTTGTGGCAGCGGCAAAAAATTCAAGCGTTGCTGCGGTGGGAAGTAA